One Mycobacterium paraseoulense genomic window, GTTTGCCGTTGATCTCCACCGCCCCGGCCGGCTGGGTGTAGCGTCGGCGCACTCCCGTCGACGACGCCAGGAACGTCGTCGAAACGCTGTGGTGCGCAAAGCCGTACAGCCGATCAGTGCCGCGAAAGCCACGGCTCAAGGATTCCGCGACGTCGGCGAACACCAGGGGTCCCGTGCCGGGCACGGGCGCGTTCCAGTCGACGGGCATCCCGGTGTCGGCCAGCAGTGGCGCGGCGTCACCGGCCTCCGGCGCCGCGCGGGCCGCGTCCTGGGATGCCGCCACCAGCTCCGGGATCGCTCGCGGATCCACCTCGGCGGAGACCATGGTCCCGATGCGTGCGCTGGCCCCTTGGCGGACAACCGAGATCACCGTGATGCTGCGGTTGACCGCAACCCCGTTGGTGGTCATCGAATTGCCGGCCCATCGCAACGTCGCCTCGACCTTGTCGGTGACGAGCACCATGGTCTCGCTGGCGCCGCCGAGCTTGGCGGCCTCCTCCAGGACGAGGTTGACGACGTGCTGCGGAGTGATCACCGGCCGCCCTCGCTGACCGTGTTGAGCACGTTGACGCCGCGGAACAACGCCGACGGACAGCCGTGGCTGACAGGGGCGACCTGGCCGGGCTGGGCCTTGCCGCAGTTGAATGCGCCGCCCAACCGCCACGTCGACGGGCCGCCCACGGCTTCCATCGAGTTCCAGAAGTCCGTCGTGGTGGCCTGGTAGGCGACATCGCGCAACTGACCGTCCAGCCGACCGTCGCGGATGCGGAAGAACCGCTGACCGGTGAACTGGAAGTTATAGCGCTGCATGTCGATTGACCACGACTTGTCACCGACGATGTAGATGCCGTCCCGCACGCGTGCGATCAGGTCGGCGGTGCTGACCTCGTCGCGGGCGGGCTGCAGCGACACGTTGGCCATCCGCTGAATGGGTACGTGATGCGGCGAGTCGGCATACGAGCACCCGTTGGAGCGAGGCTGCCCGAGACGGGGCGCGAACACCCGGTCGAGCTGGTAGCCGACGAATATCCCGTCGCGCACCAGATCCCAGCGTTGCGCCGCGACTCCCTCGTCGTCGAAACCTATGGTGGCCAACCCGTGTTCGACGGTGCGGTCGGCCGTCACATTCATCACCGGAGAGCCGTAACGCATGGTACCGAGCTTGTCCGGTGTGGCGAATGACGTTCCCGCGTAGGCGGCCTCGTAGCCGATGGCGCGGTCGTATTCGGTTGCGTGACCGATGGATTCGTGAATCGTCAGCCACAGGTTGGTGGGATCGATCACCAAGTCCTTGGGTCCCGCGGTCACGCTGGGCGCCTTGACCTTTTCGGCCAGCAGCGACGGCAGTTGCGCCAGCTCGTCGGTCCAGTTCCAGACCTCGTCGCCGGCCAGCACCTCCCAGCCGCGTCCCATCGGCGGCGCCAGCGTGCGCATCGAGTCGAAGCTGCCCGCCGCCGGGTCGACGGTCACCGCTTCCAGCGACGGCTGCACCCGGACCCGCTGCTGGGTGATCGACGACCCGAAGGTGTCGGCGTAGAACGTCTGCTCTTTGACCGCGGTGAGCACGGCCGACACGTGGTCGACGCCGTCGGTGCTGAGCAGCCGACCGGAATACTCCTCGAGCACACCGATCTTGTCGGCCGCCGGGACGCTGAACGGGTCGATGCGGTAATCGGAAACCCAGGTGGCGTCGGCGTACACCGGTTCGGGCGCCAACTCCACGCGCTCGCTGTTCAGCATCGCCAGGGTGGTGGCCACCTGCACGGCGCGACGCGCGGTCTCGGCGGCGACCGACGGCGCCAGCTCGGCGTGTGAGGCGAACCCCCACGTGCCATCGACGATCACCCGCACCGCCAAGCCGACCTCGCGATTGACGACCGCCGTCTCCAGCGCGCCGTCACGCAGCTGGATGATCTCGGTCATGATGCGGTGAACCCGCAGGTCGGCGTAGTTGGCGCCGGCCGCGGTGGCCGACGACAGCGCGGCGTCGGCCAGCTCATGCCGCGGCAGGTTCAAGAAGTCGGCATCGATCCCCCGGTTCGGTGTCACGGGTCCACCGTAACGGCCGTTCGCCCCAAACCCCGGCGCCGCCCGCTTTAATTACCTCCATGGCCAGCGGCGTCTTGAGGAGACAGCCTCGCTCCACCGCGCTGGGCTACGCCCTGCTGGCGCCCAGCATGTTCGGTGTCATCGCCTTCCTGCTGCTGCCCATCCTCGTGGTGATCTGGCTGAGCCTTTACCGCTGGGACCTGCTGGGGCCGCTGCACTATGTGGGCCTGGCCAACTGGCGATCGATCCTCACCGACCGCAACTTCGCCAACTCGTTGATCGTGACGGCACTCTTCGTGGCGATCGTGGTGCCGGCGCAGACGGTGCTGGGCCTGCTGGCCGCGTCCATGTTGGCCCGCCAGCTTCCCGGCACCGGCCTGTTCCGCACCGTCTACGTGCTGCCGTGGATCTGCGCACCGCTGGCGATCGCGGTGCTGTGGCGGTGGATCCTGGCCCCGACGGACGGAGCCGTGAGCACCCTGCTGGGGCACAGCATCGAATGGCTGTCGGACCCCACCTTTGCGTTGCCGCTCGTGTCGGCCGTCGTCGTGTGGGCCAACGTCGGATACGTCTCGCTGTCGTTCCTGGCGGGCCTGCTGGCGATCCCCGACGACGTTCACGCCGCAGCGCGCACCGACGGCGCCAACGCGTGGCAACGGTTCTGGCGCATCACCCTGCCCATGCTGCGGCCGACCACGTTCTTCGTCCTGGTGACCGGGATCGTCAGCGCGGCACAAGTTTTCGACATGGTCTACGCGCTGACCGGCGGCGGGCCGGGAGGCAGCACCGACCTGGTCGCCCACCGCATCTACGCCGAAGCATTCGGCTCGGCGGCCATCGGGCGCGCATCGGTGATGGCGGTGGTGCTCTTCGTCATCCTCATCGGCGTCACCATGGTCCAGCATCTCTACTTCCGGCGGCGGATCAGCTATGACCTCACCTAGCCGGCTCGTCGTCTACA contains:
- a CDS encoding TldD/PmbA family protein, with amino-acid sequence MTPNRGIDADFLNLPRHELADAALSSATAAGANYADLRVHRIMTEIIQLRDGALETAVVNREVGLAVRVIVDGTWGFASHAELAPSVAAETARRAVQVATTLAMLNSERVELAPEPVYADATWVSDYRIDPFSVPAADKIGVLEEYSGRLLSTDGVDHVSAVLTAVKEQTFYADTFGSSITQQRVRVQPSLEAVTVDPAAGSFDSMRTLAPPMGRGWEVLAGDEVWNWTDELAQLPSLLAEKVKAPSVTAGPKDLVIDPTNLWLTIHESIGHATEYDRAIGYEAAYAGTSFATPDKLGTMRYGSPVMNVTADRTVEHGLATIGFDDEGVAAQRWDLVRDGIFVGYQLDRVFAPRLGQPRSNGCSYADSPHHVPIQRMANVSLQPARDEVSTADLIARVRDGIYIVGDKSWSIDMQRYNFQFTGQRFFRIRDGRLDGQLRDVAYQATTTDFWNSMEAVGGPSTWRLGGAFNCGKAQPGQVAPVSHGCPSALFRGVNVLNTVSEGGR
- a CDS encoding carbohydrate ABC transporter permease, which gives rise to MRRQPRSTALGYALLAPSMFGVIAFLLLPILVVIWLSLYRWDLLGPLHYVGLANWRSILTDRNFANSLIVTALFVAIVVPAQTVLGLLAASMLARQLPGTGLFRTVYVLPWICAPLAIAVLWRWILAPTDGAVSTLLGHSIEWLSDPTFALPLVSAVVVWANVGYVSLSFLAGLLAIPDDVHAAARTDGANAWQRFWRITLPMLRPTTFFVLVTGIVSAAQVFDMVYALTGGGPGGSTDLVAHRIYAEAFGSAAIGRASVMAVVLFVILIGVTMVQHLYFRRRISYDLT